Sequence from the Arthrobacter pigmenti genome:
CCGGAACCACCTGCGACACGTTGCCCATGTCGGTGGAAGCCCGGTTCATAGTTGCCTGCTCCGGCGGCACGTTGAAGTCACGGCCCAGCGACTCGGCATGCTGAACATAGAGCGCGAGGGCTCGTTGGTCGGTCTGGAACTCGGAGTATGGTTCGGACTCCGGAGTGATCGACAGCTCGCACCCGGAAGCCAGGGCTCCGGCCTCGAAACACCGATACACGCGCTCCTCCAGCCCTTCGAGGTCCGCCAACGTTTCGGCACGGACGTACCAGCGGCCCTCCGTCTTCTCGGGGATGGCGTTCGGCGCCTCTCCCCCGCGGGTCTGGATGCCATGCACCCGAGTGCCGGACGGCAACTGCTGCCGCAGCAGGCCGAGTGCAACCTGCGCGACGACGAATGCATCGTTCGCGTTGACGCCCATCTCCGGATATGCGGCCGCGTGCGCCGACTTCCCCTGGAATTCGATGTGGCTGTGCGCGACGGCGTAGGGCCGGGCATCGGCCGAGTCCACGGGACTGGGATGAGCCATCATGGCCAGGTCCAGCCCCTGGAATGCGCCGCGCTTCAGCAGCTCGATCTTGCCGCCTCCGCCTTCCTCGGCCGGCGTCCCGTACACCTCGACGGTGAGATCGCGCTCGTCGGCGAACTCGGCGAGCGCAGCAGCTGCGCCACACGAGATTGCGGTGATGATGTTGTGCCCGCAGGCGTGGCCGAGGCCGGGAAGTGCATCGTACTCCGCCATCAGCCCAACCCGTCGGCTACCTGTACCAAAGACAGCGCGGATTGCCGTTGCGAACCCGAGGTACTCCTTCTCCACCTCGAAACCGAGGCTCGTCAGGTACTCCGCGGTCCACGCAGCCGCCTGATGTTCCTGCCATCCCAGTTCCGGGTTCGCGTGCAGCTGTTCCGAGAGCACAATCAGCCGCGGGTGGTCGGAGGAAACGCTCTCCAGAACGCGCTTCCGCTGGCCTACCTCAACAGTTTGCTCAGCGGTCATCGCCGGGCACTCCGTAGCCGACTGACGCCGCCGGGTCGAGCCCCCGAATTACGTAGTCCTCGCGCTGCGGCAGCCACACCTCGAGCAGCCGCTCGAGTTCGGCAATCGGATCCTCGTGCCAGTCCACCCTCAGGTCAGTGTCCCGCCAGCCGTGACCGGAGACCACGGACAGGCCCGCCGACATCACGGGCCCTGCTTCTCCCCCGGCCACTTCCGCAGCTCTCATCGCGGCGAGAAGTCGCTCTTCCAGCTCGCCCGTCGCGGCCTCAAACCCGTCGCACAGAGCCTGCGCGACGTCGGCGCTCGCCAGCATGTTACCGGCCGCCACACAGTTCGGCCCGCGCCCCTCGCCGTACGTGCCAAGGGTATGCGCACCGCTGAAAACAGCAGACCCACCCGAAGCATCCAGCACAACAAGCTGCCGGAAGTCGACGGCAGGAGCATCGCGAACGACGGCGTCGAGCGCCTCCTGTGCGGAGGCTCCCGCCTGCATGCGGTCGAGAATTGCGCCACCGAGCCGCGGATCGGTGATGTTCTGCGAACTCACGACACCGACGCCGTCGCGCAGGTGCGCACACCGCGCCGCAACAGCGGGTGAGGAGGAAGACACTGCTAGACCGAACCGGCCTTCCCCGTCGGTGGCGGCGATGCTGAAGGTCACTTCTGCCCCTCCGGCGTCGAAAGCACAGCAGTCGCGTCGATCTCGACCAGCCACTCGGGCCGGGCGAGCGCCTGCACCACGATCCCGGTCGACACGGGATATACACCCTTCAACCAGCGGCCCATGGTGCGGTACACGGTCTCGCGGTAGCGCGGATCGACCAGGTACACGGTGACCTTGACGATGTCCTCAAGGCTGCTGCCGGCTTCTTTCAGCAGCATGTCGATGTTGGCCATGGCCTTCTCGGCCTGCGCCTCAACGTCGCCGATCCCAACGGACTCCCGGGTCTCCAGGTCCTGCCCAATCTGGCCGCGAAGATAGACAACCCCGTTCGCGACGACCGCCTGGCACAGGTCATTGTCCAGATTCTGCTCGGGGTAGGTTTCCTTCGTGTTGAAGGTGCGAATGCGCTGGTGCTTCACTGGGCTGCTGCCTCTCCACTGCGTTGCCGTTACATGGTCACCACCGCTGAGCAGGTGGGTTCTGATTCCACCTTCCTCCGGCATCTTGAATCTGTCTAACAGTCATTTCCGACGTGTTGCATCAGTAGAAGTGTTGAAGGAGTAGGCTATCCCGCATGGATGTCACGCTCACCCAGCTGCGCTACTTCGTCGAGGCCGCCGCCCAGCAGTCCATGACCGGAGCGGCCCTTCGGCTGAACGTCGCGCAGTCCGCCGTGTCGGCCGCTGTCTCCCAGCTGGAGAAGAGCGTCGGCTCGCAGTTCTTCATCCGCCAGCGCTCCAAGGGCCTGCTGCTCACCCCCGCGGGCGAGCTGTTCCTCCGCGATGCACAGGCCGTCCTCGCGCACCTCGAAGAAGCCCTCGATCACGCCAAGGGCGAGCAGAGCAGCATCGAGGGCCGCATTCGTCTGGTTTGCTTCAGCACCCTGGCGCCCTTCATGCTCCCCGGGCTCCTGGGGCGGCTCCGCACGGACCACCCGCAGCTGGAACTCGAGGTCACCGAAGCCGACGCCACCGGCTGCTCCGCCGCCCTCCTCACCGGCCAGGCCGACCTCGCCCTCTGCTACGATCTCGGCCTGCCCGAAGGCATCGCGGTCACCGCCGTCGACAGCGTCCGCCCGTATCTGGCCCTCCCACCGGAGCACAGGCTCGCATCACGCAAGGAGGTCTCGCTCTCCGAGGTCGCCGAGGAGCCGTTCGTCCTGCTCGACCTCCCGCACAGCCGCGAGCTCATGCTCTCCATCCTGCGCAGCGCCGGCTTCGAACCCGACGTCCAGTTCCGCTCCGCCAGCTACGAGACAGTGCGCACCTTCGTAGCCAACGGCCACGGCTACTCGATCCTGCACCAGCGCCCGCAGCACGGATTGACCTACGACGGCGGCCACGTCGCCGCCGTCGTAATCAAGGACAAAGTGCCGGAGCTGAGCATCGTGCTGGCCCGGCTGAGGACACAGCGTCCGACGGCCCGCATGCGCGCCGTAGCGCAGAGCGTGCGCCAGCAGCGCGCGGCGGCAGGGAAGCCAAAACAGCCTGGGACAAAACAGACGAAGGAAATGGCCTAACCCACACCCGCAGTCTGTCCGGCCGAAAGCCGCGCCAGCGCCCGCTCCATCATGTGCCGCTGCCGCGAACCCGTAACCGCATACGGGTCAAGCATCGACGTGACGTGCAGCCCCATCATGATGTTCAAAAGCTCATCCGCAACGAAGTCCGGGTCCGGCAGAGGCGGGCATTCGCCGTCGTGCTCTGCTTCCGCAAGAAAGCCCATCATCAGGCTGCGCCAGTGCAGCAGCGCATCGCGGCCAACGGCACGCAGCGACTCCTCCGTCTGCGCACGCTGCCAGAACGAAATCGCCACCCGGGCCTCGACCACGGTCAACGGATCCGCAGGAATGATCTCCAGGCACAGCCCGCGGAGCGCCGCAAGACCACGGCGGCCACGGGTGCCGGCGTCGATCCGCTCGTTGGTCCGCTCACAGATCAGCTGGTACGACGCCAGCAACAACGCATCCTTATTCGGAAAATAGTGGGCCAGGACGCCCGGCGCCGCGTAGCCGCACTCCCGGGCAATATCCCGCATGCTCGCGTTCTCGATCCCCTGCTCGGCGATCAGCCGCCAGGTGGTCTCGATGATCGAACGGCGTCGCTCCTGGTGGTCCACCAAGCGGGGCATGACGCTCACTCCTTCGGTTCTGCGGGTCCCATCGCCCGAACGTGTGCACAGTACCATCGCGGGGAACGCATCCCCGCGATGGTACTGGCGCTAGTGGCAGCCGCCCGCTTCAGAATGCCCGACGGCGGTGCCCGCGGCACCGCTTGCCGCTGCACTTCCGGAAGCACAGTGGCCCGACGACGACGGCGGCACGTTCAGTGTGGGGTTGGCGTCGAAGAATCCGTGCGGCTTCAGTGTGAAACCGGTGGTGTCGACGGGCATGATCGGCCAGTCCTCGGGCCGCGGGAAGTGGGTCAGCCCGAAGGAGTGCCACACGACGAGGTCCTGCCCGTCGAGGTCGCGGTCCTGCGCGACATACGCCGGAAGGCCGGCACCGCCGGGGTGCTGGTTCACGAAGTCGCCGGCGGCGTAGAGCTCATCCTCGGCATGCTGCGTGACCCAGAGGTGGCGGCGGGCGAAAGCCGCGCGTGAAGCGATCGAGGAATCATCCGCCATGGCCAGCGTCGGGCCGCCCTCCGGGTAGAGGGTGTAGCCCACCGGGTGACCGAGGTGGTTCAGCGACTGAGGGTTGCTGATGTGCCACACGCGGCCCTTGGTGCCGTCGGCATCGCGGACCGCATCGGATTCGCGGGCCAGCAGCGTGCGCTTCAGGGTGAAGGCGTTGCCGTGCGGGTTGCCGTCACCCTTGGGCAGGCGCACGAGGTCGAGTTCCTCGACGCGGTTCGTGTCGCCGTCGACCATCATGTCCAGGCGGGCACTGAAGAGGTGCTGGTGGTACGGAGCTCCGAGTCCCGGGGCGATTTCCGAGGCGTAGGGGTAGTCCTTGTCCGGCAGGGCAGCGGTGAAGACGATGCCGGTTGCCTTGGCCTCGAACTCGATGGTGCCGTCGAGGTAGAGGTACCAGTAGAAGCCGTAGTCGTAGTTGCCGACGGTGGTGAAGAAGGAGACCACGAGGCGGCGGTTGCGGCGGACCTCGTTGGAGCCTGCCCACTCGTCCGTGTGCTTCCACAGGATCCCGGCGTCTTCCTCGTGGATGCAGATGCCGTTGTCGATGGTGCGCGGGTTGCCGAAGTCGTCGGCGACGATCGGCGAGAGGTAGGTGATTTCGCCCAGGCAGTCACAGCCGAGCTTGAGCGAGTTGGCGTCGCGGCCCACCAGGTATTCGCCGGAGTCGAAGTAGTTCTGCCAGTTCCGGTACGGCGAGGGGTCACCGTACGGGACCACCATTTCGGAGATCGATGCGCGGTGGATCAGCGGGCGCCGTCGTCCTTCGTGAGTGAAGTGGAGCTGCTGGAGGACCAGGCCTTCCCGGGCATCGAAGCCGACGCGCAGGTCCCAACCGGCCCACGACAGGTGGTTGCCCTCAAGTGTGAAGCTGGGCCCCTCGGGCTGCGTGATTTCGATCGGCTTGAGGTCCGTGCGGTGTTCGCCGTGGATCGCGGCCTCGGTGTAGTTACCGTTGACCGCGGGAACGTCCACCGGGCCGTCGTCGATCAGGTGATCCACCCGGCGCTTCTCGACGTCGACAAACGCCACGAGGCCGTCGATCGGGTGCGCCCACGCGTGGTCGCTTGCGTGGTCCTGCCGGAAACCGAGGCCGCGCAGGAGCCGCTTGCCGGTCTCGTTCTCGTACTCGAAGACGCCTGCAGACAGCGGCGCCACCCGGACCTGCGCCGGCGTGAGCCCGCGGGAGGCCAGCGCGGCCATCCACTGCGGATCCTTGGCGAGGATCTCCTCGATGATCTCGAATTCTTCGAAGAGTACCGGCAGTTGGCCGTCGACGGCGGGATTCAACTCGCGCCGGTCGAGCACTTCATGGCGGGTCAACGACAGACGAACATCCAGCGAGCGCGACAGCGCTGCGTCCCAGAGCATGACGCGGACGGTCCGGTCGATGTCGTCGGCTCCATGCAGGGCGGACTTCGGCGGATCGATCAGGCCCAGGTAGGCGAAGCGGGTGGTCTCTTCAACGAGGCCTGCGCCGGCGAGGATGCACCGGGCTTCGCGGATTTCCTCGGCAGTGAGCTGCTCCAGCGGATGCTGCGTCCGCGCAGCCGGAGCGGATATCTGTTGGGTCATGGCACTTCCTGAAAGTCGAGTTTTGGTGGTACAACTGTTCAACCAACTTTTTGATGTTACGCACATCACGTGCCGGTCGTAAAGCCCGCAGTTCGGGCAGCCGACAAGTCAGGAGGGAAATGCATCCGCTCACTCAGTGGCGCTCCGTGCGCCCGCCAACCCTGCGCCCGCCAGCCGGCCGGATTCAGGTTGGCCTTGTCAGCACCGCAGTGGTTGTGAGCACCACTGCGCATGCCGGCGCAGCAGCTTCCGAACCGGCAGGTGGCATGGCCTGGTGGATGGCGGCGATGGCTGTCGCGTGCCTTGCCTGCGCCGCCCCGTTGGTTGGCCGACGACGCTGCACCTCGCGCGCGGCGGAGCACCTGCTGGGCATGGGCGTTGTCATGATCCTGATTCACCTCGCCGTTCTCGCCATGCCGTCGGCGGGGTCCCACCACGGCACTGCGCAGGGTGCCGAATCAGCCCACGACGGCGCGATGCTCGCTCTCCTCGGAGTCGAGCTTCTGTGCCTGATATTGGCCTCCACTGCCCTGCGCGTCGGTCGACACAGCCTCCCCGTACACGTCCGCACGGCAGCACAGCCACTGCCCACCACCCACGCTATTTCCTAGAGCCCGAGGAGCATCATGAGCACCAGCACCACCTTCTCCACCGACTGGCACAGCCGCGCCGAGGCGCTGGCCATCGACGGCCGCGCCTTTATCAACGGACGCCGTGCGTCAGCCGGCGACCAGCTCACCCGGCCAACCATAAGCCCGATTGACGGCCGCACACTGGCGGACCTCGCCGCCTGCCGGGGTGCCGACGTCGATAGTGCGGTTGCCGCTGCCCGGCGTGCCTTCCCGTCGTGGTCGCGCAGTGGCGCGGCTCAGCGCAAGGAGACGCTGCTCGCGGTCGCGGTGCTGATGGAACAGCACGCCGACGAGCTGGCCCTGCTGGAAACCCTGGACAGCGGCAAGCCGATCCTGCAGACGACGACGGTCGACGTTCCCGGCGCTATCTCCACGCTGCGCTGGTACGCCGAGGCGGCCGACAAGCAGAGCGGCGAGCTGCCGGCAGTTCCTCCCGGCGCCACAGCACTGGTGACACGGGAACCTTTGGGGGTGGTGGCCGCCGTCGTGCCTTGGAATTATCCGCTGGAGATTGCAATCTGGAAGATTGCCCCGGCTCTTGCCGCCGGAAACACCATGGTGCTCAAGCCGGCCGAGCAGACCTCACTCAGCGTCCTACGGGTTGCCGAACTGGCCACTGAGGCTGGCCTGCCCGATGGAGTGCTGAACATCATCACGGGCACCGGTCGGGAAGTGGGTGCCGCGCTGGCGCACCACATGGACGTCGACGCGCTCGCGTTCACCGGGTCCACTGCCGTGTCACGGACGCTGCTCGAGGCGTCCGGTAAGAGCAATCTGAAGCGGCTCAGCCTGGAGGCCGGCGGCAAGAGTTCCAACGTTGTCTTCGCCGATACCGCTGACCTTGCAACCGCGGCCGCGAAAGCGGCGTTCGGCGCGTTCTACAACCAGGGACAGGTCTGCTCGGCGAACTCGCGCATCCTGGTTCAGCGTGAAGTGCACGATGAGTTCGCCGCACTGCTCGCCAAGGCAGCGGCAGAGTACAGAACCGCGGATCCGCTCGCCGGCCTCGAAGGGAACGGATCGCTGATCAGCGGCGCCCACACCGACGACGTCGAACGCTGGATTGTGCGCGGACGCACCGAGGGTGAGGTGCTTTTCGGTGGCGAGCGCCGTGAGATTCGAGGCTCGGACGCTTACCTGGAGCCGACACTGTTGGGCGGCCTGCCTGCGGACCATGACGTCCACCGAGACGAAATCTTCGGGCCGGTGGCGGTGCTGCATGCCTTCGACACGGAGTCTGAGGCGGTGTCCCTCGCGAACGCAACGGACTACGGCCTGGCGGCGTCTGTTTGGACGTCGGACCTGTCGCGTGCGCACCGGGTAGCGGGGGATCTGCTGGCCGGCACGGTGTCCGTGAACACCGTCGACGCACTGGGCAACACCACGCCGTTCGGCGGCTTTAAGCAGTCCGGTTTCGGGCGCGACCTGTCCCTGTACGCCTTCGACAACTACACCGCACCGAAGACCACATGGATCCAGTTCGGCTGAATTTCTTCATCTGGTGAAGTGATGAAGTGTATCGCCATTCAATGGTTTACGTGATGCAACTCACGAGCCTACGCTTCTGGCAGTACCTGACCTCTCCGCCCTCCCTGATTTGAGGGACGACCGCAACCTTCTCGCCAGTTTCGCAACGTAGCAAACTTAAGCCATAGCAAAGGACCGACCATGGACCAGCCAGTAGGCAAGACCCGCCTTGCCGAGGAGCAGAGCAAGCATCTACAGAAATCCCTCGGCCGCTTCGACATCCTCCTGCTGGTTGTCGCTGCGGTCATCTCGGTCGAGGTTCTCGGGCAGGTCTCGGGCTTCGGCGGAGAGACCTTCACCTGGACCCTCATCCTGGCCATCACCTTCATGATCCCTTACGGCCTCATCTTCGCGGAGACCGGCGGCGCGTTCACCGAGGAAGGTGGGGTGTACGTCTGGACAAAGATGGCTTACGGCCGCGTGGTCGCCGCGATCACCTCGCTCTTCACCTGGGTGACGCAGCCGGTTTGGGTCGGCGGAGCCATGGCCTTCGTGGCGGTGGAGACCTGGTCCGAGTATGTCGGCCACATCGAGGCCGGCAGCGTTGGGGACTACGCCTTCAAACTGGCCTTCATCTGGATCACGGTGACCTCCGCGATCGTCAGCCTGAAGCACGGCAAGTGGCTGCCCTCGCTGGGCGCCATCCTCAAGGTTCTGTTCCTGACCTTCTTCATCCTCGTCACCATCGTGTACGGGGTGCAGCACGGCTTCAACGGTCTGGACCTCGGCTTCTTCTCCCCGACCCTCGCAGGCTTCCTCGGCGTGACTCCCCTGCTGCTGTTCTCCTTCCTCGGGTTCGAGTCCGGCAACAGCGCAGCGGGCGAGATGAAGAACCCCGCCAAGGACGTTCCCATCTCGGTGGCCCGCTCCTCGATGATCGCCGCCGCCAGCTACCTCCTGCCGATCCTCGCGATCCTGCTGGTGGTTCCGGTGGACCAGATCACCGGCATCGGTGGACTGTTCGGCGCGATCGCTACCGTCTACACCGTCTTCGGTGGTGCGGCTGAGATCATGCTGGCAGTTTCTGCGATGGTCTTCTGCTTTGTTCTGGTGTCCCAGGGCGCCGCGTGGATGATCATCAGCGACCGCATGCAGGCCATGGCCGCCGCGGACGGTTCATTCTTCGGCGGGTTCTTCGGCCGGTTCCACCCGAGACTGGGCACGCCGATCCGCGTCAACACGCTGTCCGGTGTGGTGGCCACGCTGTTCATGCTCGCCGCGATGCAGCTTACGGGTACCAGCAGCGCGCTCTTCGGAGTGGTCCTTACCATCGCGATCTCCACGTTCCTGCTCAGCTACCTCCTGGCCATCCCGGCGGCCGTCCGGTTGCGCACCAAGTATCCCCAGACCCACCGCCCCTTCAAGGTTCCCGTGTCCGACTCCGGATTCAAGGTGCTGGGCGCGATCTGCTTCAGTTGGATCCTGATCGGCTCCTGGGTGGCCATCTTCCCGGGCACGCTGGACGTACTCTTCGGCCTGGAATACAACTTCGAGGAAATCTGGGGCGTCTCGCAGTTCACGTTCGAGGCCTTCGCGCTCGGCACCCTCGGCTGCATCCTCGCCCTCGGGGTTGTGGGCTATGTCCGCGGCAGGAAGGTCCGCGACGCCGGAGGTACCCGCGAGGTCATCGAGGATGAAGCGTTCACGTCCGGCGTCTGATCGACGACCTTCCGGCTCTTCGCGCCCCGCTCCCACCCCCACGGGAGCGGGGCGCTTTATCTCGAGTTCTCTTAGCCAGGACGCGCTGCATCGCTTTTTCTGATCTATTGGACCGGATTTATCCGCTATGCAGATGCAGTTTGACTCGCAAGAATTGATTCAGACACGGTGTCTGGTCCTAACGACATCCGAGCCGACCCACCGCACGGGATGGCAAAAAGCACACCTTCGACGTCGTGCTCATCCAGTCCCTATTGCCCGAAACAGAGGAGATTTTCATGCCCAGCCCCGAAGTTGAAGTTCTCGTTGTAGGCG
This genomic interval carries:
- a CDS encoding TetR/AcrR family transcriptional regulator — encoded protein: MPRLVDHQERRRSIIETTWRLIAEQGIENASMRDIARECGYAAPGVLAHYFPNKDALLLASYQLICERTNERIDAGTRGRRGLAALRGLCLEIIPADPLTVVEARVAISFWQRAQTEESLRAVGRDALLHWRSLMMGFLAEAEHDGECPPLPDPDFVADELLNIMMGLHVTSMLDPYAVTGSRQRHMMERALARLSAGQTAGVG
- a CDS encoding Rid family hydrolase: MKHQRIRTFNTKETYPEQNLDNDLCQAVVANGVVYLRGQIGQDLETRESVGIGDVEAQAEKAMANIDMLLKEAGSSLEDIVKVTVYLVDPRYRETVYRTMGRWLKGVYPVSTGIVVQALARPEWLVEIDATAVLSTPEGQK
- a CDS encoding aldehyde dehydrogenase family protein gives rise to the protein MMSTSTTFSTDWHSRAEALAIDGRAFINGRRASAGDQLTRPTISPIDGRTLADLAACRGADVDSAVAAARRAFPSWSRSGAAQRKETLLAVAVLMEQHADELALLETLDSGKPILQTTTVDVPGAISTLRWYAEAADKQSGELPAVPPGATALVTREPLGVVAAVVPWNYPLEIAIWKIAPALAAGNTMVLKPAEQTSLSVLRVAELATEAGLPDGVLNIITGTGREVGAALAHHMDVDALAFTGSTAVSRTLLEASGKSNLKRLSLEAGGKSSNVVFADTADLATAAAKAAFGAFYNQGQVCSANSRILVQREVHDEFAALLAKAAAEYRTADPLAGLEGNGSLISGAHTDDVERWIVRGRTEGEVLFGGERREIRGSDAYLEPTLLGGLPADHDVHRDEIFGPVAVLHAFDTESEAVSLANATDYGLAASVWTSDLSRAHRVAGDLLAGTVSVNTVDALGNTTPFGGFKQSGFGRDLSLYAFDNYTAPKTTWIQFG
- a CDS encoding APC family permease codes for the protein MDQPVGKTRLAEEQSKHLQKSLGRFDILLLVVAAVISVEVLGQVSGFGGETFTWTLILAITFMIPYGLIFAETGGAFTEEGGVYVWTKMAYGRVVAAITSLFTWVTQPVWVGGAMAFVAVETWSEYVGHIEAGSVGDYAFKLAFIWITVTSAIVSLKHGKWLPSLGAILKVLFLTFFILVTIVYGVQHGFNGLDLGFFSPTLAGFLGVTPLLLFSFLGFESGNSAAGEMKNPAKDVPISVARSSMIAAASYLLPILAILLVVPVDQITGIGGLFGAIATVYTVFGGAAEIMLAVSAMVFCFVLVSQGAAWMIISDRMQAMAAADGSFFGGFFGRFHPRLGTPIRVNTLSGVVATLFMLAAMQLTGTSSALFGVVLTIAISTFLLSYLLAIPAAVRLRTKYPQTHRPFKVPVSDSGFKVLGAICFSWILIGSWVAIFPGTLDVLFGLEYNFEEIWGVSQFTFEAFALGTLGCILALGVVGYVRGRKVRDAGGTREVIEDEAFTSGV
- a CDS encoding primary-amine oxidase, producing the protein MTQQISAPAARTQHPLEQLTAEEIREARCILAGAGLVEETTRFAYLGLIDPPKSALHGADDIDRTVRVMLWDAALSRSLDVRLSLTRHEVLDRRELNPAVDGQLPVLFEEFEIIEEILAKDPQWMAALASRGLTPAQVRVAPLSAGVFEYENETGKRLLRGLGFRQDHASDHAWAHPIDGLVAFVDVEKRRVDHLIDDGPVDVPAVNGNYTEAAIHGEHRTDLKPIEITQPEGPSFTLEGNHLSWAGWDLRVGFDAREGLVLQQLHFTHEGRRRPLIHRASISEMVVPYGDPSPYRNWQNYFDSGEYLVGRDANSLKLGCDCLGEITYLSPIVADDFGNPRTIDNGICIHEEDAGILWKHTDEWAGSNEVRRNRRLVVSFFTTVGNYDYGFYWYLYLDGTIEFEAKATGIVFTAALPDKDYPYASEIAPGLGAPYHQHLFSARLDMMVDGDTNRVEELDLVRLPKGDGNPHGNAFTLKRTLLARESDAVRDADGTKGRVWHISNPQSLNHLGHPVGYTLYPEGGPTLAMADDSSIASRAAFARRHLWVTQHAEDELYAAGDFVNQHPGGAGLPAYVAQDRDLDGQDLVVWHSFGLTHFPRPEDWPIMPVDTTGFTLKPHGFFDANPTLNVPPSSSGHCASGSAAASGAAGTAVGHSEAGGCH
- a CDS encoding M20 family metallopeptidase; amino-acid sequence: MTAEQTVEVGQRKRVLESVSSDHPRLIVLSEQLHANPELGWQEHQAAAWTAEYLTSLGFEVEKEYLGFATAIRAVFGTGSRRVGLMAEYDALPGLGHACGHNIITAISCGAAAALAEFADERDLTVEVYGTPAEEGGGGKIELLKRGAFQGLDLAMMAHPSPVDSADARPYAVAHSHIEFQGKSAHAAAYPEMGVNANDAFVVAQVALGLLRQQLPSGTRVHGIQTRGGEAPNAIPEKTEGRWYVRAETLADLEGLEERVYRCFEAGALASGCELSITPESEPYSEFQTDQRALALYVQHAESLGRDFNVPPEQATMNRASTDMGNVSQVVPAIHPYIGLGCFPAANHQPSFEAHCVGEAANQAIYDGAAALALTALDYLA
- a CDS encoding LysR substrate-binding domain-containing protein, with product MDVTLTQLRYFVEAAAQQSMTGAALRLNVAQSAVSAAVSQLEKSVGSQFFIRQRSKGLLLTPAGELFLRDAQAVLAHLEEALDHAKGEQSSIEGRIRLVCFSTLAPFMLPGLLGRLRTDHPQLELEVTEADATGCSAALLTGQADLALCYDLGLPEGIAVTAVDSVRPYLALPPEHRLASRKEVSLSEVAEEPFVLLDLPHSRELMLSILRSAGFEPDVQFRSASYETVRTFVANGHGYSILHQRPQHGLTYDGGHVAAVVIKDKVPELSIVLARLRTQRPTARMRAVAQSVRQQRAAAGKPKQPGTKQTKEMA
- a CDS encoding DUF1028 domain-containing protein; amino-acid sequence: MTFSIAATDGEGRFGLAVSSSSPAVAARCAHLRDGVGVVSSQNITDPRLGGAILDRMQAGASAQEALDAVVRDAPAVDFRQLVVLDASGGSAVFSGAHTLGTYGEGRGPNCVAAGNMLASADVAQALCDGFEAATGELEERLLAAMRAAEVAGGEAGPVMSAGLSVVSGHGWRDTDLRVDWHEDPIAELERLLEVWLPQREDYVIRGLDPAASVGYGVPGDDR